In Nocardia sputorum, a single genomic region encodes these proteins:
- a CDS encoding CHAP domain-containing protein, producing MAQQLGSRAGRWLALVLAGLGVAGAALGGALWWQDRADRGAVVGERLTEFPALDRSALDAVQAEIVAVVEREFAEPGAGTKYAEGAEEAWCADFVSWVMREAGAPLANPHSGSWRIPGVYTLQEYYESVGRFVPLGSGYRPRTGDVLLYHDSSPFGQHTNIVLRADAGQVTTIGGNEDDEIQINRFALDDVPGVVGVGRL from the coding sequence ATGGCACAACAGCTGGGATCGCGGGCGGGGCGATGGCTCGCGCTCGTGTTGGCGGGGCTAGGCGTAGCTGGGGCGGCTCTCGGCGGGGCCCTGTGGTGGCAGGACCGAGCCGACCGCGGAGCGGTCGTGGGCGAGCGCCTCACCGAGTTCCCGGCGCTGGACCGGTCGGCGCTCGACGCGGTCCAAGCAGAGATCGTCGCGGTCGTCGAGCGCGAGTTCGCCGAGCCGGGCGCGGGCACGAAATACGCGGAAGGCGCCGAAGAGGCGTGGTGCGCCGACTTCGTCAGCTGGGTGATGCGCGAGGCGGGGGCGCCGCTGGCCAACCCGCACTCGGGCTCCTGGCGGATTCCCGGCGTCTACACCTTGCAGGAGTATTACGAGAGCGTCGGCCGCTTCGTGCCACTCGGCTCCGGGTACCGCCCGCGCACCGGTGACGTGCTGCTGTATCACGACTCCAGCCCGTTCGGCCAGCACACGAATATCGTCTTGCGGGCCGACGCCGGCCAGGTGACCACGATCGGCGGCAACGAGGACGACGAGATCCAGATCAACCGCTTCGCGCTCGACGACGTGCCGGGTGTGGTCGGTGTCGGCCGATTGTGA
- a CDS encoding ABC transporter ATP-binding protein has translation MTETETPDGTAESVVSGVEIVLHAVTKHYPGQRDPAVDSVSLTIPAGEIVVLVGPSGCGKTTTMRMINRLIEPTSGTITIDGRDAATIHPDRLRRGIGYSIQQAGLFPHLTVAKNVATVPGLIGWDRRRIAARVDEMLELVGLDPDTFRGRYPRQLSGGQQQRVGVARALAADPPVLLMDEPFGAVDPITRGLLQDELLRLQSELGKTIVFVTHDFTEAVKLGDRIAVLGDRSRILQYDTPAAILADPADETVAGFVGADASLKQLTLTRVGDVDLGACPTATEQDPVDELRATLAGRDWPWALVLDGQRRPRRWVSAEQLAHADSLHDLGSPVPETLSLKSTLQDALDALLTHQSATAVVTGTRGEYVGLITIDTLIGHLSALRAEHGGRSGTDGAP, from the coding sequence GTGACTGAGACCGAAACACCTGACGGGACCGCGGAATCCGTAGTCTCCGGCGTCGAGATCGTGCTGCACGCGGTGACCAAACACTATCCGGGGCAACGCGATCCGGCCGTGGACAGCGTTTCGCTGACCATCCCGGCCGGTGAGATCGTGGTGCTGGTCGGCCCGTCGGGCTGCGGCAAGACCACCACCATGCGGATGATCAACCGGCTGATCGAGCCCACCTCCGGCACCATCACGATCGACGGGCGCGACGCGGCGACGATCCATCCCGACCGGTTGCGCCGCGGCATCGGCTACTCGATCCAGCAGGCCGGACTGTTCCCGCACCTGACCGTCGCGAAGAACGTCGCGACGGTGCCTGGCCTGATCGGCTGGGACCGGCGGCGCATCGCGGCCCGGGTCGACGAGATGCTGGAGCTGGTCGGCCTCGACCCCGATACCTTCCGCGGCCGCTATCCCCGGCAGTTGTCCGGCGGCCAGCAGCAGCGCGTCGGCGTGGCCAGGGCGCTGGCGGCCGACCCGCCCGTGCTGCTGATGGACGAGCCGTTCGGGGCGGTCGATCCGATCACCCGTGGGCTGTTGCAGGACGAGTTGCTCCGTTTGCAAAGCGAACTCGGCAAGACGATCGTCTTCGTCACCCACGACTTCACCGAGGCGGTCAAGCTCGGCGATCGCATCGCGGTGCTCGGCGATCGGTCCCGGATCCTGCAGTACGACACGCCCGCGGCGATCCTGGCCGATCCGGCGGACGAGACGGTCGCCGGTTTCGTCGGCGCGGACGCCTCGCTCAAACAGCTCACCCTCACCCGCGTCGGGGATGTCGACCTCGGCGCCTGCCCCACCGCCACCGAGCAGGACCCGGTCGACGAACTGCGCGCCACGCTCGCGGGCCGGGACTGGCCGTGGGCGCTGGTGCTGGACGGTCAACGCCGGCCGCGCCGCTGGGTCTCGGCCGAACAGCTGGCGCACGCCGACTCGCTGCACGATCTCGGCTCACCGGTGCCGGAGACGTTGTCGCTGAAGTCGACGCTGCAAGACGCGCTGGACGCCTTGCTGACGCATCAGAGCGCCACCGCGGTGGTGACCGGGACGCGCGGCGAATACGTCGGGCTGATCACCATCGACACCCTGATCGGGCACCTGTCGGCGCTGCGGGCCGAACACGGCGGCCGCTCCGGGACGGACGGCGCGCCATGA
- a CDS encoding ABC transporter permease, translating to MDTLWTFIVHRRHQLLVDSYLHVSAVVQSVLLATVVSVLIGVLVYRSPFGSSIASALAGAVLTVPSFALLGLLIPILGLGVAPTITALVVYALLPILRNTIIGLDSVDPAVTDAARGVGMNRLRVLARIELPLAWPAILAGMRVSTQLIMGILALAAYAKGPGLGNLIFSGLARLGSPNAVPQALVGTILVVVLALVLDGIYVLIGRLTTSRGIRD from the coding sequence CTGGACACGCTGTGGACATTCATCGTGCACCGGCGGCACCAGTTGCTGGTCGACTCCTACCTGCACGTCTCGGCCGTGGTGCAATCGGTGCTGCTGGCCACGGTGGTCTCGGTGCTCATCGGAGTTCTGGTCTACCGCAGTCCGTTCGGCTCCTCGATCGCCTCCGCGCTGGCAGGCGCGGTGCTCACCGTTCCGTCGTTCGCGCTGCTCGGCCTGCTGATCCCGATCCTCGGCCTGGGCGTCGCACCGACGATCACCGCGCTCGTGGTGTACGCGCTGCTGCCGATCCTGCGCAACACCATCATCGGCCTCGATTCGGTGGACCCGGCCGTGACCGATGCGGCCCGCGGCGTGGGGATGAACCGCCTGCGGGTGCTCGCCCGCATCGAACTGCCGCTGGCCTGGCCCGCGATCCTGGCGGGCATGCGGGTGAGCACCCAGTTGATCATGGGTATCCTCGCGCTCGCCGCGTATGCCAAAGGCCCCGGGCTCGGCAACCTCATCTTCTCCGGCCTCGCGCGCCTCGGCAGTCCGAACGCGGTGCCGCAGGCTCTGGTCGGCACGATCCTCGTCGTCGTGCTCGCGCTCGTACTCGACGGGATCTACGTGCTGATCGGACGGCTCACCACCTCGAGGGGAATCCGTGACTGA
- a CDS encoding ABC transporter permease — translation MTTAAVTPPAQRRAERLRLVAQPLLVLVLTAGVLVWAFARDLTATQRASLNAGNVATVTWQHVLITATVVLIVVAVAVPLGTLLTRPGFRRLTPVFVGIANIGAAAPAIGLIVLFYLATRTTGFWIGVAPIAFYSLLPVLRNTILGYQQVDPTLVDAGRGQGMSALTVLRRIEFPLAVPYILAGLRTSLVLAVGTATLSFLVSAGGLGILIDTGYKLRDNVTLVVGAVLAVALALLVDWLGAVAEAFLGPRGLK, via the coding sequence ATGACCACGGCCGCCGTGACTCCCCCCGCCCAGCGCCGGGCCGAGCGCCTCCGGCTGGTCGCGCAACCCCTGCTCGTCCTGGTGCTCACCGCGGGCGTGCTGGTATGGGCGTTCGCCCGCGACCTCACCGCCACCCAGCGAGCGAGCCTGAACGCGGGCAATGTCGCGACCGTCACCTGGCAGCACGTGCTGATCACCGCGACGGTGGTGCTGATCGTGGTCGCGGTGGCCGTCCCGCTTGGCACCCTGCTCACCAGACCGGGATTCCGTCGTCTCACACCGGTGTTCGTCGGCATCGCGAACATCGGCGCGGCCGCCCCCGCCATCGGCCTGATCGTGCTGTTCTACCTGGCCACCCGCACCACCGGCTTCTGGATCGGCGTGGCGCCGATCGCGTTCTACTCGCTGCTCCCCGTACTGCGCAACACCATCCTGGGCTACCAGCAGGTGGACCCCACGCTCGTGGACGCGGGCCGTGGTCAGGGCATGTCGGCCCTGACGGTATTGCGCCGCATCGAGTTTCCCCTCGCGGTGCCGTACATCCTCGCGGGGTTGCGGACGTCGCTGGTGCTCGCGGTCGGCACCGCGACGCTGTCGTTCCTGGTGAGCGCGGGCGGTCTCGGCATCCTGATCGACACCGGCTACAAACTGCGCGACAACGTCACGCTGGTGGTCGGCGCGGTGCTCGCGGTGGCACTGGCCCTGCTGGTGGACTGGCTCGGCGCGGTCGCCGAAGCGTTCCTCGGGCCGAGGGGGCTGAAATGA
- a CDS encoding glycine betaine ABC transporter substrate-binding protein, with amino-acid sequence MSRAWRALALGVGMVLLAACGLQSGSAVPLRVGPGSIRPIPELDGVRITVGSKDFTEQNILGYLIEFALTAAGADVRDLTNIQGSNSVRDAQLHGQIDLAYDYTGTGWINYLGNETPVPDEIGQFEAVRDADLARHGMVWAAMAPMNNTYALVMSARTAQETGVRTLSDYARLVAADPAAAAICVGTEFNVRQDGFPGLARKYEIDAGKVRKQIVQDPVVYQATADGRQCRFGSVAATDGRIPALNLVLLQDDRGFFPKYNAALVLRKSFADEHPEVITILTPISQRLTNEAITELNRQVDVDGREPAEVARDWMVAQGFVTAL; translated from the coding sequence ATGAGCCGGGCATGGCGCGCGCTCGCCCTGGGGGTGGGGATGGTTTTGCTGGCCGCCTGCGGGTTGCAATCCGGCAGCGCGGTGCCGCTGCGGGTGGGGCCGGGCAGCATCCGCCCGATCCCCGAACTCGACGGTGTGCGCATCACGGTGGGTTCCAAGGATTTCACCGAGCAGAACATCCTCGGGTACCTCATCGAGTTCGCCTTGACGGCGGCGGGCGCCGACGTGCGCGACCTGACCAACATCCAGGGCTCCAACAGCGTGCGCGACGCCCAGCTGCACGGGCAGATCGATCTCGCCTACGACTACACCGGCACCGGCTGGATCAACTACCTCGGCAACGAGACGCCGGTCCCGGACGAGATCGGCCAGTTCGAGGCGGTGCGCGACGCCGATCTGGCCCGGCACGGCATGGTGTGGGCCGCCATGGCGCCGATGAACAACACCTACGCGCTGGTCATGAGCGCGCGCACCGCCCAGGAGACCGGCGTGCGCACACTGTCGGACTACGCGCGGCTCGTCGCCGCCGACCCCGCCGCAGCGGCCATTTGCGTCGGCACCGAATTCAACGTCCGGCAGGACGGCTTCCCCGGCTTGGCCCGCAAATACGAGATCGACGCGGGCAAGGTGCGCAAGCAGATCGTCCAGGACCCGGTGGTCTACCAGGCGACCGCCGACGGCAGACAGTGCCGTTTCGGATCGGTGGCCGCCACCGACGGACGCATCCCGGCGTTGAATCTTGTGCTGTTGCAGGACGATCGCGGATTCTTCCCGAAGTACAACGCCGCTCTGGTGCTGCGCAAGAGTTTCGCCGACGAGCACCCGGAGGTGATCACGATCCTGACGCCGATCTCGCAGCGTCTCACCAACGAGGCGATCACCGAGCTCAACCGCCAGGTCGACGTGGACGGACGCGAACCGGCGGAGGTGGCTCGAGACTGGATGGTCGCACAAGGGTTCGTCACCGCGCTCTGA